One stretch of Pieris brassicae chromosome 8, ilPieBrab1.1, whole genome shotgun sequence DNA includes these proteins:
- the LOC123713352 gene encoding crossover junction endonuclease EME1 — protein sequence MSSITVDLTENSDDLEDLPDVFLPSKSSSQSSDVCSSTSKSSLQSSKSLVNSGNEQINYKKKKVNDNNTAKQTQKMYRPGECMKYMTVEMHPTLVESWYCADVQREITASGAKINKNSSLCDTRLVLWSSMVEPTFTSNNGMVGLTPTKQPCEHGLYIASIEEIEEKLKTHTLSQHMAQAASLAGCPLTLVLYAVKDYFKSSGRKTNRHVLKIEPIDLEMALTDLLVTAKCDTIKTNTPNELALTIAQFTKAIAEAPYKNAKKAYDEQAEFYMRGDNKKCVTVAKSGDGVGMLWQQMIAVLPHSSLETSRAVCAKYKTLKSLYQALQEPNSVSIVADIGVTRSAAPGSKSRRLGNEFARKLHILFTAEDGNTPVE from the exons atgagttCCATAACTGTAGATTTAACGGAAAATAGCGATGATCTGGAAGACTTGCCAGACGTATTTCTTCCAAGCAAAA gtAGCAGTCAATCATCTGATGTGTGTTCATCAACTTCTAAAAGTTCTTTACAAAGTTCAAAATCTTTAGTAAATTCTG gtaatgaacaaataaattataagaaaaagaaAGTGAATGATAACAATACAGCTAAACAAACCCAAAAAATGTATAGGCCAGGAGAATGTATGAAG TATATGACAGTAGAAATGCATCCAACACTTGTAGAATCATGGTACTGTGCTGATGTCCAGCGAGAGATAACAGCAAGTGGTGCCAAAATTAACAAGAACTCATCCCTTTGTGATACGAGACTAGTGCTATGGAGCAGTATGGTTGAACCTACATTTACTAGTAATAATGGAatg gtagGTCTAACCCCAACCAAGCAGCCTTGTGAGCATGGTCTCTACATTGCAAGCATAGAGGAAATAGAAGAAAAATTGAAGACACATACACTTTCACAGCATATGGCACAAGCAGCAAGTCTTGCTGGCTGTCCACTGACATTGGTGTTGTATGCtgttaaagattattttaa atcATCAGGACGCAAGACAAACAGACATGTCTTAAAAATAGAACCCATTGATCTGGAAATGGCTTTAACAG atctcTTAGTGACCGCCAAATGTGATACAATCAAGACCAACACACCAAACGAGTTGGCTTTAACCATTGCACAGTTTACAAAGGCGATAGCTGAAGCACCTTATAA GAACGCAAAGAAAGCCTATGATGAACAAGCTGAATTTTATATGAGAGGggacaataaaaaatgtgttaccGTTGCTAAAAGTG GTGATGGCGTTGGTATGTTGTGGCAACAAATGATTGCTGTATTGCCACATTCAAGCCTTGAAACATCAAGGGCCGTATGTGCGAAgtacaaaactttaaaatctCTCTACCAG gcgCTTCAGGAGCCCAATAGTGTAAGCATTGTGGCCGATATAGGTGTGACTCGCTCTGCTGCGCCAGGATCCAAGTCAAGGCGGCTTGGAAATGAATTTGCACGGAAACTACACATATTGTTTACCGCTGAGGATGGTAACACTCCAGTCGAATGA